The Gossypium arboreum isolate Shixiya-1 chromosome 2, ASM2569848v2, whole genome shotgun sequence region TTGGTATAGGATGCTAGTATAGTTTGGTTCAGGATGTTGGACCATCCTAAATAGGTATAGGCATCATGTATTTTTTTGGtacaatctcattttggtatattgtTAAATTAGTATATGCTGATGGTCTATATATCCATTTAGGCTGTTGGTTATTTTTTCGGTAATAGCTTCGGTTGATATAGCCATCAGACACTAGTACCTCAATGGGGAGTATGAACCTTAAGCACCTCATTCAAACGTCTATACCTCAAGACAGGGTAAATATTGATTCTACCAAGGCTCGTCAGTGCAACACCACTACATAATGGTGAAGATTTCCTTGACTGCATTGACGCCATTATATTGCGTCGTCTTCAACAGATACTAACATAgaaattttgtttcttttaaccATAACCTCGATACAGGTCAGAATAcacaatttaaaagaaaaatcatcAGCCACTAATCTACGTTGAATACATTGTCGTTCATTTCTTTCTTTCACCCTCTATATAAGACAACAGCACCCTAGACAATCCATACCACTTTGAGCCGTATCATACAAACATATAGCTTCATGGTCATCTAGGCTCTAATATCCTCTAAGTcccatcaattttttttttcaattagagCCTCCAACTTAACCCCATAGATCCTTGATTTTacttcttaattttatttttttaacaagtGAATTACACCTTAAACTTTTCAGGTTGGATCAAATGGTATTCtaatcacacaactctaacatatATGTTCTTTAGAGACTCAAAGAAACTTTTAAAGAATGTCATCTTTTatagttatatatataattccAAGTGAGTCTCAGATCGTTATGACATTTAACTTAGCTAAGACTTTTATATTAAAGTTTTGTGACACATGcaaatacatattaaatttatttttcaaattaacaaagaacaaaaaataaaagcaaaaccttaaaagttataataaaatgaatataccttcacttttatatgttataataattatataatatctaTTTTTGTAAATTCACCAATTGAATTGGTGACACTTATATCATAGATATCAATTCAATCAAAATTATATTCCACCAAAAAAACTTAtatgaatttaataaaaatcattaTATCATAAATACCACATTTAATTAAATACATTTGAGATAATATTATgtgattgtttttatttttcttaaattttcttaAACTTAAAAGAGAAGAATTATTTGTtttctcatttttatttatttaaaatgtttttttttataaattataggtATGACAATTTTTTCCTTTTGACTATGTACATGGTTagttaagaaaatttattttactatttcattctattcaaatttcatagattctcttatataataaaatattctataaaagatttgatttttatctgatttaaatattatttaaatatattttcttaacaaaaaaatcatttgatatcaaaattttcaGCTGTCCCCTATAAATAGGGATGGGTGCAATGTTTTTTTATTCATTAACAAAACAAGTCTCAACCACTATGGAGGTGTTAGTAATTTTACTTTCTTTCACTTTTTTGAGCTCGAATTTATGGGAAAATTCCAACGCACAACAACAACATTTTGATACTGGAGGCTTGAGTAGAGATAGTTTTCCAGAGGGATTTTTATTTGGAACAGCGGCATCAGCGTACCAAGTAGAAGGAATGGCTAGCGAAGATGGTAGAGGACCTAGCATATGGGATGCATATGTCAAAATTCCAGGTTAAATAAAATCGATtcacttttccttttctttttcttatttgtgGAATTTTTCTTATTGTAATGTTAAAAGATGTGATATGGCTTGAAACAGGACATATTGCAAACAATGATTCTGGTGAAGTTTCTATTGATCAATATCATCACTATAAGGTACCTTTTTTCCATTTTCGTTTGCAATATGTTGCAAGAAAAGAAGCCACTTTCTTATAGTGTTCGAAACCTCCCATGTTCTCAATTTTAACACTACCAATTATCATTCTTCTTGCTTGCAGGAAGATGTTGATTTGATGCAGATGCTGAATTTTGATGCCTATCGATTTTCAATCTCATGGTCGAGAATTTTTCCAAGTATATAAACAATTTATCTCAATTATTTTAACAATCAACTAAGTCAAAATATTTACCATATACATTTCAAGGCTAATTGTtgaaaaaatcataatttttcttGTAGATGGGACAGGAGAGGTAAATTGGAAAGGAGTTGACTACTACAATAGATTGATTGACTATTTGCTTGAAAAAGGTATATATACATGTTGAGCATAGCAGAATCTAAGACTTTCAATAGCttaatagaaaaagaaaatactTAAATTTTGGACCATACAAATGATAGACGATAGCATTATAGCTATGCCTTTGTAAACTATAACTTGTGGCATGAACACAGGTATCACTCCACATGCAAATTTGTATCACTACGATTTGCCACTAGCACTTCAAGAAAAATATCTAGGTTTGCTGGATAGACAAGTAATGTAAGTTCAAAGACAATCAATATTTTTCAAAGAAAAAGAAGCTAATATTTGAGAACCTTTGCTTAATTTTACTATGGTTTGAATTTTGTAGCCAGGATTTTGCTGATTATGCAGAGTTTTGTTTCAAGACATTTGGTGATAGAGTAAAGACTTGGATGACATTCAATGAACCAAGAGTGGTTGCTGCTCTTGGTTTTGACAATGGCATTAACCCTCCTAATAGATGCTCGAAGCAATTTGGAAATTGCACGGATGGAAACTCTGCCACGGAGCCTTATATTGCAGCACATCATTTGATTTTAAGTCATGCTGAAGCTGTTAAAAGATATCGTGAAAAATATCAGGATAAACAAAATGGAAGAATTGGTATTTTCTTGGATTTTGTTTGGTATGAACCTCTAACAAGATCTAAAGCTGACAACTACGCTGCACAAAGAGCAAGAGACTTTCATATTGGATGGTAAAATCTGTGATAAATAATAGACAAATTAGTCATCCGATCTATTTGTTTATACGTTTTTGAACATATTGTTATTTAAGTATAGTCTTCAAATTATTGTGAATTTGATTTTGTAGGTTTTTGCACCCTCTCGTTTATGGAAAATATCCAAGGACGATGCAAAAAATTGTAGGAGAAAGACTTCCAAAATTCACCAAAAGCGAAGTGGAGAAAGTGAAAAACTCCTTTGATGTCCTTTGTCTAAACCATTATACTTCTTACTACATATATGATCCACATCGACCTCCATCCAATGTGACTGGTTATCAACAGGATTGGAACGCTGGGTTTGCTTGTATTTCATCACCCTTTTTTTCAcaccaatataattttttttttctatttccatAATATGAACTTACTAGTTTATGTTTTCAATTAACAGATGAACGCAATGGAGTGCCAATTGGTCGTCGGGTAATCATTGTGCAATTATATCAACTCTTCCAAACTATTAATGTTTTTTACACAACAATAAATGCCATTATGTCAATTACGATATCAATCAACTTTTCCAAACTTATAAATACTTTTGTGAGGTTTAtccaaaaaaaaattgattataaAACTCTTAAGCAAAATGGTGAAGTTAATATTatctcaaaattaaaaattgatgGCATTTTCAATCTTAACTATGTTAATCATGTCAATTTTAGCACAAGTGTTAATACTAATGCACAAGAAATGCAGGCCCACTCAGAATGGCTTTATGAAGTTCCATGGGGTATGTACAAAGTTGTCACATATGTTAAAGAACGTTATGGTAATCCTAATATAATTCTCTCCGAAAACGGTGAGACAATACATCTTTAAGCTCCAATATAATCTATTTGTTtgtccttttttttatttaaagcaACCATATTTAAATCTTACTTTGTTTTGCTAATTAATGGCAGGAATGGACGATCCTGGCAATCTCACATTTCCAGAATCGTTATATGATAGCAATAGAGTGAACTTTTATAGAAACTATTTGAAGGAATTGAAAAGAGCTATGGATGATGGAGCCAATGTTAGTGGCTATTTTGCTTGGTCAATTCTTGACAATTTTGAATGGTTATTGGGTTATACTTCAAGATTTGGTTTGGTTTACGTTGACCATAATGATCTCAAGAGATATCCCAAGTTATCAGCGTATTGGTTCAAGCAAATGCTTGAAAAAAAGGATTCTTAGGACTAATTAAGATTATCTTTTAGGGTTAATGTTGTTTTAGGATTTTTTATCTATCATgcttttgattttaattttttcgtAATTTAGAATAATCTCTATCTAGAATATTCATGTaaggaaatttttaataaaactatGTTGTGAGCCAAATTTTTAATCATACATTTTATCTTTTATCAATTTATATGTTGTCTATGTATTAATAGACATAAAAttataaactaaaaataaatagtGAATCAAAATGGTAAAGTTAAACAAATATCGATTTTGATTAACTCTCCCCCCAATCAAAACATTTCGAGTACTTGAAAAGTactcaaaaacatgttttaaatgcATTTCAACTTCCTTTTGTTTTCtgttctaagtataaggtgtcccgGTGGTTGTGGCACAAGTGTGCTGAGATTTGGGCTTGCATATGGTCCTTCCTCACGACCCGTGGTTGTTTTTCAAATGTTGTTTTTTAAGTGTGCTAAGTCTCTTGTTTCCCTTCACCTTCTATCACATCTTTATCACTTTCTCTCCTTTTTCACTTCATGAACATGTTAAAAACATAATGCtctatgtaagaaaactctacttctACATCTTTTTCATGTTTTTCCTATAAGATTAAGTtaaaaaaatgatgaaattaatcttgatgttcttatctTGCTTTTTTGATTTCAAATCATAACTTAATTCTCTCTcttctccagcttctatttcgTTTCTCAGTATTTTTTCATCTTGGTGGCTACGAAAATTCCTCTGAAATTTAGGTGAAAAAGGTGAATTTTGTCGAAAAGTACTAAATTGAATAACTTTCAAAACTTCTTAACTCTTTCATGGTGGTGGCGTGAATGATGGAGAACATGATGATAATTTCATtttcatctttttcctttttatttaaccattaattaataacaaaatatcttataataaaataataataacaaaatatttcaaccaataaaatttcaaCAAATATTCACAAATTATTGTCATGATAATACATTATAGTTATCATAGTTtagaaatgaccattttgcccctcatAATTCTCTACAATTCCACCCTCAAGTCATTCTTCACTTTTTGCAAAATTCTAGTTTAGCCTCTCTTATTTCTCCagttatttaatttaatccataTTTTGGACCTTTCCACCTCTTGGTATTTTCACTTTTGGTCTCTCAACTTTTTGATATTTATGTTTTGACCCACAAAATTTGAATATTTATACTAGACCGCAATACATTTCACATTGTTGTGATTTAATCCCTACTTTAAATTAATACATCATAATGTAATTCTTTTATTCAACTAACTTTGGCATCCATCAGACTTTTCTACTgataatttctatttttaattttttcgaaACTTCTAATgcatatatttttcaaaattatattgtTTACGACAAAGGGTAGTTTTGAGATGTTACAATTTATGTGAATTTTATTTCTACACATGTTAAAAAGAATAAATTTTTGTATATTAGGGTCTAAAATAAAGTATGGAGTTCAAATATACCATTATGAAAATGAATTCTTATGGTGAAATGGTGCTTGTGATTGTTTATTTAGATTGGAagtaaattttggtttttaaaatgcggaataaatatatacatgaaatttaaaagaaaattttaaatattatttgttgTGTTACACGTGTAAGAATATCAAAATGTTAAATGTCATAAAAATACAATGTTAGTACGTACAACTTtttaagtgtatatatatatatatatataatattttggtATAAGGAAAAAGTATAACACTCTAAAAAAATGCATAATGACTCCTACATGTAACCAGTTGTGATatcttttacttatttattttttgataagctgaaattttattcatcAAAGAGATTATAATCAAGCAAAactaaaaataccaaaaatataaagaaaaacaaaCAACGCACACATGATAAAGTCCTAAAACCTATTAACTCATACAACAACTTTAATTTTGCATAAATCCTAATCCTTAAATATCAAACTCATGAAACAAGCCCTAAAATCCATTAATTCATACCATATTCTCACATCAATATAAACCCTAAATGCTGAGAGTTAACAAAAAGCTAATTAAAGTTGACGAAAGATCCCAAACATAAGTTAACTAATGCAACAATATTAATATCTATTATTGAAACTTGTAGACTTTATTTTTTGTAAGATTTTGTTTAGCTTTGAATAGAATTTCATAAAatgcttaaaattttataacaaatCAATAAATccaaaaattgataaaataatagagaaattatatttttcattatttcccATAAGCCAAACTACTGACCCTCTGAAAAACAAAAACTATTATAACACCTAAGAG contains the following coding sequences:
- the LOC108466309 gene encoding beta-glucosidase 44-like, encoding MEVLVILLSFTFLSSNLWENSNAQQQHFDTGGLSRDSFPEGFLFGTAASAYQVEGMASEDGRGPSIWDAYVKIPGHIANNDSGEVSIDQYHHYKEDVDLMQMLNFDAYRFSISWSRIFPNGTGEVNWKGVDYYNRLIDYLLEKGITPHANLYHYDLPLALQEKYLGLLDRQVIQDFADYAEFCFKTFGDRVKTWMTFNEPRVVAALGFDNGINPPNRCSKQFGNCTDGNSATEPYIAAHHLILSHAEAVKRYREKYQDKQNGRIGIFLDFVWYEPLTRSKADNYAAQRARDFHIGWFLHPLVYGKYPRTMQKIVGERLPKFTKSEVEKVKNSFDVLCLNHYTSYYIYDPHRPPSNVTGYQQDWNAGFAYERNGVPIGRRAHSEWLYEVPWGMYKVVTYVKERYGNPNIILSENGMDDPGNLTFPESLYDSNRVNFYRNYLKELKRAMDDGANVSGYFAWSILDNFEWLLGYTSRFGLVYVDHNDLKRYPKLSAYWFKQMLEKKDS